From the genome of Triticum aestivum cultivar Chinese Spring chromosome 3B, IWGSC CS RefSeq v2.1, whole genome shotgun sequence, one region includes:
- the LOC123068655 gene encoding uncharacterized protein isoform X3: MYPGARLARPRNAPQRPHRYAGRQGQEHLTACEGMLSPWLLYAQMHALLPAKQQQQSPLDMPSVPRRKWCSSRKREEMQTSLLIRPVQETHKDDMYPLSNRISFMSIRSPHMPCRRQDTGMSIIDFDDGEIDVVQHNSVRVSSSELFLRRSNPFRYQSKSNFLLLFRNALLCA, from the exons A TGTATCCAGGTGCTCGACTCGCTAGGCCCAGGAATGCACCGCAAAGACCTCACCGCTATG CTGGAAGGCAAGGGCAAGAACACCTTACTGCTTGTGAAGGAATGCTTAGTCCGTGGCTGCTGTATGCACAGATGCATGCCCTCTTGCCGGcaaaacagcagcaacagtcacCTCTG GACATGCCATCAGTTCCTAGAAGAAAGTGGTGTTCGAGTAGGAAGAGGGAGGAGATGCAAACATCGCTGCTAATCCGACCAGTTCAGGAAACACATAAAGATGATATGTATCCTTTGAGCAATAGGATCAGCTTCATGTCCATACGGTCACCACACATGCCATGCAGGCGGCAAGATACGGGCATGTCCATCATCGACTTCGATGACGGCGAGATCGACGTGGTGCAGCACAACTCTGTCCGAGTCAGCAGCAGCGAATTGTTTCTACGGAGGTCTAATCCTTTTCGGTACCAGTCAAAATCCAACTTTTTATTGCTATTTCGCAATGCACTCTTGTGTGCATAA
- the LOC123068655 gene encoding uncharacterized protein isoform X1: MSDNDKRGSVEPVYPGARLARPRNAPQRPHRYAGRQGQEHLTACEGMLSPWLLYAQMHALLPAKQQQQSPLDMPSVPRRKWCSSRKREEMQTSLLIRPVQETHKDDMYPLSNRISFMSIRSPHMPCRRQDTGMSIIDFDDGEIDVVQHNSVRVSSSELFLRRSNPFRYQSKSNFLLLFRNALLCA, translated from the exons TGTATCCAGGTGCTCGACTCGCTAGGCCCAGGAATGCACCGCAAAGACCTCACCGCTATG CTGGAAGGCAAGGGCAAGAACACCTTACTGCTTGTGAAGGAATGCTTAGTCCGTGGCTGCTGTATGCACAGATGCATGCCCTCTTGCCGGcaaaacagcagcaacagtcacCTCTG GACATGCCATCAGTTCCTAGAAGAAAGTGGTGTTCGAGTAGGAAGAGGGAGGAGATGCAAACATCGCTGCTAATCCGACCAGTTCAGGAAACACATAAAGATGATATGTATCCTTTGAGCAATAGGATCAGCTTCATGTCCATACGGTCACCACACATGCCATGCAGGCGGCAAGATACGGGCATGTCCATCATCGACTTCGATGACGGCGAGATCGACGTGGTGCAGCACAACTCTGTCCGAGTCAGCAGCAGCGAATTGTTTCTACGGAGGTCTAATCCTTTTCGGTACCAGTCAAAATCCAACTTTTTATTGCTATTTCGCAATGCACTCTTGTGTGCATAA
- the LOC123068655 gene encoding uncharacterized protein isoform X2 translates to MGPKLKKCLFSVYPGARLARPRNAPQRPHRYAGRQGQEHLTACEGMLSPWLLYAQMHALLPAKQQQQSPLDMPSVPRRKWCSSRKREEMQTSLLIRPVQETHKDDMYPLSNRISFMSIRSPHMPCRRQDTGMSIIDFDDGEIDVVQHNSVRVSSSELFLRRSNPFRYQSKSNFLLLFRNALLCA, encoded by the exons ATGGGACCTAAACTAAAAAAATGCCTATTTTCAGTGTATCCAGGTGCTCGACTCGCTAGGCCCAGGAATGCACCGCAAAGACCTCACCGCTATG CTGGAAGGCAAGGGCAAGAACACCTTACTGCTTGTGAAGGAATGCTTAGTCCGTGGCTGCTGTATGCACAGATGCATGCCCTCTTGCCGGcaaaacagcagcaacagtcacCTCTG GACATGCCATCAGTTCCTAGAAGAAAGTGGTGTTCGAGTAGGAAGAGGGAGGAGATGCAAACATCGCTGCTAATCCGACCAGTTCAGGAAACACATAAAGATGATATGTATCCTTTGAGCAATAGGATCAGCTTCATGTCCATACGGTCACCACACATGCCATGCAGGCGGCAAGATACGGGCATGTCCATCATCGACTTCGATGACGGCGAGATCGACGTGGTGCAGCACAACTCTGTCCGAGTCAGCAGCAGCGAATTGTTTCTACGGAGGTCTAATCCTTTTCGGTACCAGTCAAAATCCAACTTTTTATTGCTATTTCGCAATGCACTCTTGTGTGCATAA